The following proteins are encoded in a genomic region of Brachypodium distachyon strain Bd21 chromosome 1, Brachypodium_distachyon_v3.0, whole genome shotgun sequence:
- the LOC100840278 gene encoding uncharacterized protein LOC100840278 → MADAGGEDLLSLLPDDVLGEILLRLGSAGAAAQTSVLSHNWHRIWSELPDLKFHLVNLANVRSVLAAYAAMTLRYLDITTRRAAPELVEVVLFLSAPLLIGEIFIQNVKLCDAEEGEEDRRSDAFELPCFNRATKIHLNLPFLGLKLPTSGVFLKLISLYLHNMWIDGWCDLGEVVSSARCPLLQDLQIYNIHGLTNLTIHSKSLLDIELHSLEGLQKITIVAPMLLVLDLQCCFVGRAVIDISAPSLKSLSWYVDYDPTLTKLGEMAHVTSLCTSLVVYGPPGSPNNSESVKLFQHFRAISSLELYLTQPDIIDNCQYLMKEITMLPDTKTLSLWLSPDGHVFGPYVFYLLCLSTGIRNLKLELSRNSEEQKTCSSGCICNQQEDMETDDILLNSLTEVEITGLSGTEHEFIFVERLLRWAAMLKTITLSFHHAITVTGEVCEKLLGLSHPMTCMKINYYVNGDEVMYSPAG, encoded by the exons AtggccgacgccggcggcgaggatctCCTTAGCCTTCTTCCCGATGATGTCCTCGGTGAGATCCTCCTCCGACTCGGTTCTGCCGGCGCTGCAGCACAAACCAGTGTCCTGTCCCACAACTGGCACCGCATCTGGTCCGAACTCCCAGATCTGAAATTCCATCTAGTCAACCTAGCCAATGTTAGATCTGTCCTTGCTGCCTATGCTGCCATGACTCTCCGTTATCTGGACATCACCACCCGCAGGGCTGCCCCAGAATTAGTTGAAGTTGTCCTCTTCCTTTCCGCGCcgctcctcataggtgagatCTTCATACAAAACGTGAAACTGTGTGATGCtgaagagggagaggaggacaGGAGAAGCGATGCTTTTGAGCTGCCTTGCTTTAACAGGGCCACAAAGATCCATCTAAATCTGCCCTTTCTTGGCCTCAAGCTGCCAACATCAGGTGTGTTCTTGAAGCTTATTTCTTTGTACCTTCATAACATGTGGATAGATGGTTGGTGCGATCTTGGAGAGGTGGTCTCATCGGCACGGTGCCCATTGTTACAAGATCTACAAATTTACAACATCCATGGGCTTACTAATCTCACCATCCACTCGAAGTCCCTCCTCGATATCGAACTTCATAGTCTCGAAGGATTGCAGAAGATCACAATTGTTGCGCCGATGCTACTTGTTCTGGACTTGCAGTGTTGTTTTGTTGGGAGGGCGGTGATAGACATATCTGCCCCTTCACTTAAAAGCCTCAGCTGGTATGTTGATTATGATCCGACCTTGACAAAACTCGGTGAGATGGCGCACGTCACAAGTCTGTGCACCAGCCTGGTGGTGTATGGGCCACCTGGCTCTCCAAACAATTCAGAATCAGTAAAGCTCTTTCAACATTTTAGGGCGATCTCCAGTTTGGAGCTCTACCTTACCCAACCAGAT ATCATCGACAACTGCCAGTACTTGATGAAGGAAATAACCATGCTCCCAGACACTAAGACCTTGTCACTTTGGTTATCACCAGATGGGCATGTCTTTGGACCTTATGTGTTCTATTTGCTCTGCTTGTCCACGGGGATTAGAAACCTTAAGCTGGAATTATCTCGAAACAGTGAG GAACAAAAAACTTGCTCGTCAGGTTGCATTTGCAATCAGCAAGAAGACATGGAAACTGATGATATATTGCTGAATTCTCTGACTGAAGTGGAAATCACTGGATTGTCGGGAACAGAACATGAATTCATATTTGTGGAACGACTATTAAGATGGGCAGCCATGCTTAAAACAATTACTCTTTCTTTTCACCATGCCATCACTGTTACTGGGGAGGTGTGTGAGAAACTGCTTGGCCTCTCTCATCCCATGACTTGCATGAAGATTAACTACTATGTCAATGGGGACGAGGTGATGTATTCACCAGCAGGCTAG
- the LOC100828721 gene encoding mediator of RNA polymerase II transcription subunit 33A — MASSSSAWVEWAAEYTKAAQADARPAHEWVARVAAAASAGDGEDVQFSAGLAEMLARVLLSGGGSGAAPAAAWKYAEAALAARLASPALLLALLSIRVIPHRLASPTAYRLYLELLRRHGFTLCFQIKGSNFKKITQSIDDNLNLSKIFGISTCEPGVFVVEFVLCILWQLVDTALDNEGLLELTPEKAAQWPTRPQDVSTFEGSLSEQMPEKIEKLQKMNSVTTIELIGNLLHDKVVNRILSLARENMKTQWGVFANRLQLLVANSSTLKASKMSSEAFQQLILDEHNVYGENKHSLRKKFHPTVAFNPISSPNGRCLGASYSALWIPIDMYLEDCLHGSIAATNSIEILSGLVKALQAVNRSTWRDAFMALWIASVRLVQREREPIEGPVPHLETRLCMLLSIATLAVADIIEEADSCHNELNNHWKGKSAKDDLRKELMLSLQVLGDYESLLVPPPCIISAANLAASKAAMFVSAANISNGYMESGNDSTMNYSGNMRHLIVESCISRNLLDTSAYFWPGYINGHVNSMSHTLPSQLAGWSSFMNGAPLTQSLVNTLVSIPASSLAELEKLFEVAVNGSDEDKVSAATVLCGATLLRGWNFQEHTVRLVVKLLSHSDAADFSGRESQLMKHGPMLNVILTGISPVDYAPIFSFHGLVPELAAALMAICEVFGCLSPSVSWTLGTGEEISAHSVFSNAFILLLRLWKFNHPPLEYCIMGDGAPVGSQLTPEYLLLLRNPRVLSASSLSKSRSSQKQLPVNSSPSSYNPIFMDSFPKLKLWYRQHQACLASTLSGLAHGTPVHNIVDSLLNLMFRKANKGSTSIGSLSGSSSISNSSGPGGDDSHLWPQLPAWEILEAVPFVVDAALTACSHGRLFPRELATGLKDLADFLPASIATIASYFSAEVTRGVWKPAFMNGTDWPSPAANLSMVEEHIKKIVAATGVDVPRLATGGSTLGRLPLPLAAFVSLTITYKLDKSSERFLNLAGPALENLAASCPWPSMAIVAALWTQKVKRWSDFLVFSASRTVFHHNNDAVFQLLRSCFTSTLGMSSTSLCCCGGVASLLGHGFGSHCSGGLSPVAPGILYLRIFRCIKDCSILGEDILNLLMLSVKDIAETTVSRHRSDKLKRTKYGMRHGQISLAAAMTQVKVAASLGATLVWLSGGTTLVQSLFQEMLPSWFLSVQDLDQGGASGATVYKLGGHALAYFAVYSGMFAWGIDPTPVSRRRERVMRSHLEFLASALDGKISLGCDLSLWRAYVSGFLGLVVECTPCLLHEVDLKVLKKLSVGLQQLRENELAIAVLRGGGPKAMAAAAELILGS, encoded by the exons AtggcgtcgtcgtcctccgctTGGGTGGAATGGGCCGCGGAGTACACCAAGGCGGCGCAGGCTGATGCTCGCCCCGCGCACGAGTGGGTggcgcgggtggcggcggcggcctccgcggGGGACGGTGAGGACGTGCAGTTTTCTGCGGGGCTGGCCGAGATGCTGGCGCGCGTGCTCCTCTCcggcggaggcagcggcgccgcccccgccgcggcgtGGAAGTACGCCgaggccgccctcgccgcgcgcctcgCGTCAccggcgctcctcctcgcgctcctTTCCATCAG GGTCATTCCTCACCGGTTAGCAAGTCCAACAGCGTATCGACTTTATCTGGAGCTCCTGCGGAGACATGGGTTCACATTATGTTTTCAGATAAAAGGGTCGAATTTCAAAAA GATTACGCAGTCAATAGACGATAACCTTAATCTCTCCAAGATATTTGGAATTTCAACATGTGAACCAGGGGTCTTTGTTGTTGAATTTGTCCTTTGCATTCTATGGCAGTTGGTTGATACTGCATTAGATAATGAGGGCTTGTTAGAGTTAACTCCAGAGAAGGCCGCTCAATGGCCAACTAGGCCTCAAGATGTGAGTACATTTGAAGGATCTTTATCTGAACAAATGCCCGAGAAAATCGAAAAGTTACAGAAGATGAATAGTGTGACAACTATTGAGCTCATTGGAAATCTTCTCCATGATAAAGTAGTTAATCGTATCCTCTCACTGGCACGCGAAAACAT GAAAACTCAGTGGGGAGTATTTGCTAACCGGTTACAGTTGCTTGTGGCAAACTCATCCACCTTAAAAGCTTCAAAGATGTCCTCGGAAGCATTTCAGCAGTTGATTCTGGATGAGCACAATGTGTACGGTGAGAATAAACATAGTCTGCGCAAAAAATTCCATCCCACGGTGGCTTTTAATCCTATATCTTCTCCAAATGGACGTTGCCTTGGCGCTAGTTATTCTGCACTATGGATTCCTATTGATATGTATCTTGAGGATTGCCTTCATGGCTCAATTGCTGCGACGAATTCCATTGAGATTTTAAGTG GTTTGGTGAAGGCACTTCAAGCAGTCAATAGATCCACCTGGCGTGATGCTTTCATGGCCCTTTGGATAGCATCAGTTCGCCTTGTGCAAAGG GAAAGAGAACCAATAGAAGGTCCCGTTCCTCATCTAGAAACACGGCTATGCATGCTGTTGTCTATAGCAACACTTGCAGTTGCTGACATAATTGAGGAAGCAGATTCTTGTCACAATGAGCTCAACAACCATTGGAAAGGAAAGTCAGCAAAAGATGATCTGCGCAAGGAATTGATGTTAAGCTTACAGGTTCTTGGCGATTATGAAAGTCTGCTTGTTCCTCCTCCTTGCATAATCTCAGCAGCTAATCTGGCTGCTTCCAAAGCTGCAATGTTTGTTTCAGCAGCCAACATTAGCAATGGTTACATGGAAAGTGGCAACGACAGCACAATGAACTATT CTGGAAACATGCGGCACTTGATTGTGGAGTCGTGTATCTCAAGAAACTTGTTGGACACGTCAGCTTACTTTTGGCCTGGTTATATTAATGGTCATGTCAACTCCATGTCTCATACACTCCCTAGCCAACTTGCTGGGTGGTCATCTTTCATGAACGGTGCACCATTAACTCAGTCATTGGTTAATACATTGGTCTCAATTCCTGCTTCAAG CTTAGCAGAGCTCGAAAAGTTATTTGAAGTTGCAGTCAACGGATCAGATGAAGATAAGGTTTCTGCTGCTACTGTCCTCTGTGGGGCCACCTTGTTACGCGGTTGGAATTTTCAG GAGCATACAGTTCGCTTAGTCGTTAAACTGCTCTCACATTCTGACGCTGCTGATTTTTCTGGAAGAGAGAGCCAATTAATGAAGCATGGTCCGATGCTTAATGTTATTCTCACTGGAATATCACCTGTAGACTATGCTCCAATCTTCTCATTCCATGGCCTG GTTCCAGAGTTGGCTGCTGCGCTGATGGCAATATGTGAAGTTTTTGGGTGTCTTTCCCCAAGTGTTTCATGGACGCTGGGAACAGGGGAGGAAATATCTGCTCACTCGGTTTTCTCAAATGCATTCATTCTTCTTTTGAGACTCTGGAAGTTTAACCATCCACCACTTGAATATTGTATAATGGGAGATGGGGCTCCTGTTGGATCACAACTAACTCCTGAGTATCTTCTGTTGCTGCGGAACCCCCGAGTTCTATCTGCTAGCAGTTTGTCCAAAAGCAGGAGTAGCCAAAAGCAGTTACCGGTTAATTCAAGCCCATCATCCTATAACCCTATTTTTATGGATTCTTTTCCAAAGTTGAAATTATGGTACCGGCAGCACCAAGCTTGTCTGGCTTCAACTCTCTCTGGACTTGCTCATGGAACGCCTGTACATAACATTGTAGACAGCCTTCTCAACTTGATGTTCAGAAAGGCCAACAAAGGAAGCACATCTATTGGTTCTTTGTCTGGGAGTAGCAGCATAAGTAACTCATCTGGTCCTGGTGGTGACGATTCACATCTTTGGCCTCAGTTACCTGCTTGGGAAATACTGGAAGCTGTTCCATTTGTGGTTGATGCTGCTCTAACTGCTTGCTCACATGGAAGACTATTTCCACGTGAACTGGCTACAG GTCTCAAAGATCTAGCTGATTTTCTGCCTGCATCTATTGCAACAATTGCAAGCTACTTTTCAGCAGAAGTGACACGCGGTGTTTGGAAACCAGCGTTCATGAATGGAACAGATTGGCCTAGCCCGGCTGCCAATCTATCCATGGTTGAAGAGCATATCAAGAAAATTGTAGCTGCTACTGGTGTTGATGTTCCAAGGCTTGCCACAG GTGGAAGTACTTTGGGTAGACTTCCATTGCCGTTGGCTGCTTTCGTGAGCCTCACCATTACATACAAACTCGACAAGTCGTCCGAACGTTTCCTTAACCTAGCTGGTCCAGCTTTAGAGAACCTTGCGGCTAGCTGCCCTTGGCCAAGCATGGCAATTGTTGCAGCACTGTGGACTCAAAAGGTGAAGCGATGGAGTGATTTCCTAGTCTTTTCAGCATCACGCACGGTATTCCACCATAACAATGATGCAGTTTTCCAACTTCTTAGAAGCTGCTTCACTTCTACCCTTGGCATGTCATCGACATCATTATGTTGTTGCGGAGGTGTTGCCAGCCTTCTGGGTCACGGGTTTGGCTCTCACTGCTCTGGTGGTCTGTCCCCTGTTGCTCCAGGAATTCTTTACCTCCGGATATTCCGGTGCATCAAGGACTGCTCTATACTTGGAGAAGATATACTTAACCTGCTGATGCTTTCGGTGAAAGACATAGCTGAAACAACAGTGTCCAGGCATCGATCGGACAAACTAAAGAGGACCAAGTATGGAATGAGGCACGGACAGATCTCCCTTGCTGCTGCAATGACGCAAGTGAAGGTAGCAGCATCACTTGGAGCGACACTAGTGTGGTTATCAGGCGGCACAACCCTTGTCCAGTCTCTGTTCCAAGAGATGCTGCCCTCGTGGTTCCTTTCCGTGCAGGACCTGGACCAAGGAGGAGCCAGTGGAGCAACAGTATACAAGTTAGGCGGCCATGCGCTCGCCTACTTCGCAGTGTACTCTGGAATGTTCGCGTGGGGCATAGACCCTACACCTGTATCCCGGCGTCGAGAAAGGGTAATGCGGTCGCATTTGGAGTTCCTGGCAAGTGCATTGGATGGGAAGATCTCACTGGGTTGCGACCTCTCCCTGTGGCGCGCCTACGTCTCGGGCTTCCTGGGGCTAGTAGTGGAGTGCACCCCGTGTTTGTTGCATGAGGTGGACCTCAAGGTGCTCAAGAAACTGAGCGTTGGGCTCCAGCAGTTGAGAGAGAATGAGCTCGCCATTGCCGTGCTTCGTGGAGGAGGGCCCAAGGCGATGGCTGCCGCTGCAGAGTTGATCCTGGGCAGCTGA